The following proteins are co-located in the Solanum pennellii chromosome 1, SPENNV200 genome:
- the LOC107021173 gene encoding uncharacterized protein LOC107021173, producing the protein MPSERSTEDQSQGHINSESIGGSMPVYASSNISQGLWGKWETVNAIVLSWLMNLVSKSLLSGIAFATSALQGSSSVSVYYTNLKTLWDEFEALVPAPCYNCDKSRGFVAHMSRQKLYHFLMGLNESYHQARTQILMMDPFPTTNYAYAMILGDKSQKSVVSHTSSMGLSSVSMESMAMYSKIGSTLGVNQRFKKNSMLICDFCNTNVPAPRWVDKLDIAQFQIEPGESSSHHRQQPSQAELEVKQMLKGYTFTKDQYDDILKRYQHKKEPDYKSTLAAQTAHKTFYVFANDSVWTIDTGATNHMISNLDMFIKDYVTKLEIPKIVYLPNGDTTQVTHVGSCVQSENNVISNYVRNQFDKSVKVIRTDNGTEFVNSVFDNMFKELGMVHHKTCPYTPHKNRVAERKHKHLLEVTRALRLQAHIPVKYWGHCVFAATYHINRVPSSVLNYETPYERDVIFREDMFPFKQEMVHDKHSLFRNTLQVSDMWCSELTTLEHASNSSDAVAQDPISGSQSLKDTNDNSSVDINPSDFHGSINPSIGDPILQEPDPIAPIANRRSTKIKCTPLWMQDFVSHKGVKYPMRNYMRYDHLSLSYQCYIASSSSIHEPTTHSKAIITDPRWIKAMQAKIQTLESNKTWEITDLPLGKKPIGCRWIYKVKYKSASEVERFKAKLVAKGYSQIEDYEETFPPCC; encoded by the exons ATGCCAAGTGAGAGATCAACTGAGGATCAGTCTCAAGGCCACATCAATAGTGAAAGTATAGGTGGATCCATGCCTGTATATGCAAGTTCAAACATCAGTCAAG GTTTGTGGGGAAAATGGGAGACGGTTAATGCAATTGTATTATCCTGGTTAATGAACTTAGTTTCAAAGAGCCTTCTCAGTGGTATTGCATTTGCAACCAGTGCTCTACAA GGTTCATCCTCAGTTTCTGTGTATTATACTAATCTCAAAACCTTATGGGATGAGTTTGAAGCTTTAGTTCCTGCTCCCTGCTATAATTGTGATAAGTCAAGGGGTTTTGTAGCTCACATGAGCAGGCAGAAGCTCTATCATTTTTTGATGGGACTTAATGAATCTTATCATCAAGCTAGAACCCAAATTCTAATGATGGATCCATTTCCTACAACTAATTATGCATATGCCATGATACTAGGGGataaaagtcaaaaatcagTGGTTTCTCACACCAGCAGTATGGGGCTGAGTTCAGTAAGTATGGAATCTATGGCCATGTACTCTAAAATTGGCTCAACTTTAGGTGTTAACCAGAGGTTCAAGAAGAATTCAATGCTTATTTGTGACTTCT GTAATACCAATGTACCTGCACCACGCTGGGTGGATAAACTTGATATAGCACAATTTCAAATTGAACCTGGTGAGAGTTCAAGTCATCATAGACAACAACCAAGTCAAGCTGAGTTGGAGGTCAAGCAGATGCTTAAAGGATATACATTCACAAAGGACCAATATGATGACATTCTCAAAAGATATCAGCACAAGAAAGAGCCTGACTACAAAAGCACTCTTGCTGCTCAAACTGCACATAAAACTTTCTATGTATTTGCAAATGATAGTGTGTGGACTATAGACACTGGTGCTACGAATCATATGATCTCTAATTTGGACATGTTCATAAAAGACTATGTGACAAAACTAGAGATTCCTAAGATTGTATATCTACCCAATGGTGATACAACTCAAGTGACTCATGTTGGATCTTGTGTTCAATCAGAGAACAATGTTATTTCAAAT TATGTTAGGAATCAATTTGACAAATCTGTTAAAGTAATAAGAACTGACAATGGCACTGAGTTTGTCAATTCAGTATTTGACAATATGTTTAAGGAGTTGGGGATGGTCCATCACAAAACTTGTCCATATACCCCTCATAAAAATAGAGTAGCTGAGAGGAAACACAAACATCTTCTTGAAGTCACAAGGGCACTGAGACTTCAAGCACATATTCCTGTGAAATATTGGGGGCATTGTGTATTCGCTGCTACTTATCATATTAATAGGGTTCCTAGCAGTGTCTTGAACTATGAAACTCCCTATGAAAG AGATGTGATATTTAGAGAAGATATGTTTCCTTTTAAACAAGAGATGGTTCATGATAAGCATTCCTTATTCAGAAACACTTTACAGGTCTCAGATATGTGGTGTTCAGAGTTAACGACTTTAGAGCATGCCTCAAATAGTAGTGATGCAGTAGCACAAGATCCTATCAGTGGTTCTCAATCTTTAAAAGATACTAATGATAATAGTAGTGTTGACATTAATCCTTCAGACTTTCATGGTTCCATAAATCCTTCTATTGGTGATCCCATTCTTCAGGAACCAGATCCTATTGCACCAATTGCTAATAGAAGATCCACCAAGATTAAATGTACACCCTTATGGATGCAAGATTTTGTATCACATAAAGGAGTGAAATATCCTATGCGTAACTATATGAGATATGATCACTTATCTCTTTCCTACCAGTGTTacattgcttcttcttcttccattcATGAACCTACCACACACTCAAAGGCAATTATTACTGATCCTAGATGGATAAAGGCCATGCAGGCTAAAATCCAGACTCTAGAAAGCAACAAAACTTGGGAAATCACTGACTTGCCACTAGGAAAGAAACCTATAGGTTGCAGATGGATCTATAAAGTCAAATATAAGTCTGCAAGTGAggttgaaagattcaaagcaaAGTTGGTTGCTAAGGGTTACAGTCAAATAGAAGATTATGAAGAGACTTTTCCCCCCTGTTGTTAA